Within Bradymonas sediminis, the genomic segment CGTTACGCACGGCTGACTGCAATACGAAGCATTCAACTCCCCGTGGCGCACACAGATCCCTCCATCGCAATCACTATCCTGCACCGCGCACGGCGAGTAATTACACGCCAAATTACAGGCTTTGCCCAGGTCCTGCGACGGCGTCTCGTCGATCACCTCCGCGTCCTCCTCCTCGCCATCCACACCCGTATCTTCGGTGTTCTGATGGCCCCCGCTATCTTTCTCCCCTTTTGCGCCCGTGTCACCATCGCCCCCACAAGCGCCCATCAAGCCCACCAACAATAGCGCGACCGCGTATTTAATTTTCATTGCCATCATTCTCACCGCTCCCATTTGCGTAAACGCCATTTCTAAAAAGCTGACGACCGGGTTATACGAAATCCCCGTCTACTCCAAAAGAACTTTCTGGCTCGGCCCGCAAACGCCCGCCACTTTTAATTCGCCAAACCTCGGCGTAGCCTCCTGATAGACGCATATATGCGACCTTGACCCCAGACGCTATGAGCTCCAAGACCCCGCATTCGACGCAACCCAGCCCGACGATGACGCATTCGGGCGCACTACGCCGCTCGACGAGGCGCATATTCATCGGTTTAGCCGCGAGGACGCGGATGGATTGATCGGGCGGCGGCTCCACGCGACGACTTGGGCCAACCTACGTTGACCCTACCCGTCGCAGACCTTAGGATGGCGGCGTTTAGGGCTTCTATTTTCCAGGTCGCGGACTTCGGAGACGCCTTCATCACGCCTGAGCTTCTCGACCAAAGACCACCGCGTCGCCCACCCAACATCTACGCCATACGGTACCACCTCCACCCAAGTTATTTTCATGGCCAAACGAAAAACGAACCGCCATCTCCAGAAGATGTACGAGAAAGGCACCCCCATCACGATGGTGACCTGCTACGACTTTACCTTCGCGCGCCTGGTCGAGAAGTCAGATATCGACACGATCCTCATCGGCGATAGCCTCGGAAACGTCATCCAGGGCCAGGACACCACCCTGCCGGTGACGGTCGACGATATTATCTACCACACCCGCGCGGTCGCCCGGGGCAACCAGTCGGCGCATCTGCTCGCCGATATGCCCTTTGGCAGCTACCAGGCCAATGACGACGAAGGCATGCGAAACGCCGCGCGCCTGCTCAAAGAGGGCGGCGCCCAGGCGGTCAAGCTTGAGGGGGGCGCGGCCATCGCGCCGCTGGTCAAGCGCATGGTGACCGCCGGTATTCCGGTGTGCGGACACCTCGGCCTGACGCCTCAATCGGTGAATCAATTCGGCGGTTTTCGCGTGCAGGGGCGCGGCGAGGACGCCGGCGAGCAATTGATCGCGGACGCCCTGGCGCTCGAAGAAGCCGGGGCGTATATGATCGTGTTCGAGATGGTCCCCAAAGACCTGGCCAAGCGCGTCACCGAGGCGCTGTCGATCCCGACCATCGGCATCGGCGCGGGCAACGCCACCAGCGGGCAGGTGCTCGTGCTCCAGGACCTCCTGGGCATGAATCAGGACTTCTGCCCGAAATTCGTCAAACGCTTCGCCAACCTCGAAGACAGCGTGGTCAAGGCGCTCGACGCCTTCGGCGAAGAAGTCCGCGACCGCAGCTTCCCGACCGACGCGCATTCCTTCGACTGATCGCTTCATCCGAGTCGACACCCGCCCCGGGGCAACCTCATGAAAGTCATTGATTCCATTGCGGAATTTCGCAAAGCTCGCCGCGCCCTGCCCGGCACCGTCGCCTTCGTCCCCACGATGGGCTACCTACACCCGGGGCACCTGGCCCTGATGGAGCGCGCGCGCCGCGAGGCCGACCACCTGGCCGTGAGCATCTTCGTCAACCCGACCCAATTCGCCCCGGGCAGCGACCTGGACGCGTATCCGCGCGACCCCGAAGGCGACCGCAAAAAATGCGAAGACGCCGGCTGCGACCTGCTCTTTATGCCCACGCCCGAGATGATGTACGCGCCCGACCACGCCACCGTGGTCGAGACCGAGGGCCTCGACCAGGTCTTGTGCGGCCCCAGTCGCCCCGGGCATTTTCGCGGCGTCACCACCATCGTGAGCAAGCTCTTTAATATCGTGGCGCCCGATGTCGCGGTCTTCGGCCAAAAGGATTTCCAGCAACTCGCCATCATCCGCCGGATGGTGCGCGACTTGAATTTCCCCATTGAAATCATCGACTTACCGACGGTGCGAGAGGCCGACGGGCTCGCCCTTTCGAGCCGCAACAAATATCTCGACGCCCAGGAGCGCGCCAGCGCGACCTGCCTGTCACGCGCCTTGGCCGCCGCCTGGCACGCCTATCAGGGCGGCGAGCGCGACGCTGAGAAGGTTTTGGAGGTGGCGCGAAATACGCTGCTTGAGAGCGTCTCTGCGCAGGCCATCGACTACCTCGAATGCGTCGACCCGCTGCGGCTCACACGCTACGAAGGCGACGCGCGCCAGATACCCGACGCCCAGGGCGCCGTCGTGGCGATGGCGGTGCAGGTGGGCAAGGCGCGGCTTATCGACAACCTTCGCCTGGATGGTGAACTGCCCGAGGCGCTGGGCTAGACGCCAGACGCTCAGCCATCGCGGACTTAGTCGTCCAATAATTCGTCCTCGGGGAAATAATCGTATGCCACGGTGATATGCATGCCGAAATCCGAGCGGAAGTCCCCCTCGGCCATGCGACACTCGACGCACTCGAATTTTGTGGAGTCCGACCAGAGGCTGGCGTAGGGCACAACCCCGAACGTCAGCCGGTGCCCCCTGATCCGGCGCGGCTCCCAGGTGCCCGCGTGGCCATCGGCGAAACGCACCGACATCCCCATCGTGCTCTGGAGCCGAAACTCGCGGCGGGTATAGAGAAAATGACTCTGCGGCCCGAACTCGCCGCACCCCGGCGAGCCAAACCCGTCGCACTCTTCTTTTATATCACTGGGGAGCGCCACCGCGTGGGTTTCGGGGCCGAAGGTCGCGTAGAGCCCCCAGATCGGGATGACCCGCTTGAACCGGCTACTCAAGTCCACGCCCGCGCGAAAATGCGGCGTCTTCATGTCCATAAACGGCCGCCAGGTCGCCCCGGCCGACGCCGCCATCGACAGCCCATCGCCCCGGTCTTCGTCGAGCACCGCCGCGCGCACCTCGGCCCCAAGCTCTTGATAGCCAAACAAAACGCCGGCCTCCGCCCCGTCGGCAAACCCCACCCGCACATACCCCTGTGAGTCGAGCGCCGCCGCGTAGATCGCGACCAACGGATGCATCATACTGCGCATGCCGCTAAACCCGCTAAACTCCTCGCCGTCGGCGGTCTTTACCTGCGCGCCCTCCAGCGTGGCCAGGGTGAGGTTGACCCCGGCGGAGACCTGCCCGGCGTCGAGCACGTCCGCGCTTCTTGGGCGAACCCCGGCGTGAAAACACCCCGACAAGAGGAGCGACCCAAACACCAAAAGACTCACCGCCACCCGATTTACGCCCGCGCTGTCCATATCTATCTCTCAGCTTTCTCACACCATCCCAAAATGGCGATTCACCCTCACAATCTCTCCACTCAACCACAGCCTAGGGAGTACTCAGGTGCGTCGCAAGCGATTCGCGCCGGAGCCGCGCGTCAATAGAAAACAGCCCGCCCCCCAAAGGGAGCGGGCCGTTTTCGTGCGCGCAAACGCCCATCGACTCAGCGCTGTTCGCTGCGCTTTCCGAGCTTGGTATCGAGCGCGCTGCGCAGACGCTCGGCCGCGCCCATAGCCGCATCATCGAGCTTGGCCGCGTGGTGGGTCACCGCGGTCGGCTGCATACCCTTGACCCGCGCCTCCATCGTGCAGCGCTTGTCGTCGGCGCCCTGCTTCGGGCCGTTCTCGTCCTGCAGGTGCACCTCAACCCGGGTAATCTCCTCGCTAAAATGGCGCAGGGCGTCTTCGACGATGCCCTGCATAACCTCCACGAGACGCTCGTCGCCCTTCACGCTGCTGTCGGTATTCACCAGAATCTTCATTTAGCACTTCCTCGCGCAACAGTGGGATGAATTGCTTCTTGGACCCGCATTCGTCGGGGGAGAGTCTAAGCGCGGGAGGGTGATAGGCAAGGTGGGGGGCGCAGCTTTTCGCGGTGTCTGGGTTCGCGTTTTTCGCGGCGCCTCGCCGGTCCGCAACGGCCCCCCTCCGCCTGCTGCGCAGGCCCCGGTAGCGCAACAGTAGATCTTCCCCTCTGGGGAAGATGTCGCGAAGCGACAGAAGGGGGGCCGCGTGCCCGCGAAGCGCAGCGAAAACAACCACCCCGCCCCGCCAAACGCCCAAACCACTTGACTCTGATACAACCCGTGCTAATAAATGAATGGGGATTCATTCAGCCTTCAAAAAAGGCCTTGAGTCTCCCTAAGAAGCCGCTGAATGCGAACGAATAATGCTGAGCAGGCGATTATGACTCACGCGCAAAAAAAACGCAGTGACAAGCGAAAGCGCATCCTGGACGGGGCGCTCAAAGCCTTTGCGCTCAAGGGATTCTATAATACCAAGGTCTCTGAGATCGCCCAGGAGGCGGGGGTCGCCGATGGCACCATTTACCTGTATTTCAAGAATAAGGATGATCTGCTGATCTCCCTATTCGAGGACCGCATGGAGTGGATCATCGAGCGGCTGACCGCGGACCTCAAGAAGTTCGGCGACGACGTGCTGGCGAAGTTTCGCCATATGGTCATGATTCATTGTCGGTTGGCGGTCGAAGAGCCGAAGCTGGCAGAGTTTATCACCATCGAGCTGCGTCAGAGCTCGAAATTCGTCAAAGAATATAAGAATCCCAAATTTGGTGATTACCTAAAGATCTTCCAAACGCTGATCGAAGATGGTCAGGCGAGCGGAATCTTTCGCCGGGATGTTGACCCGCGACTGATCAGCCGAGCGTGCTTCGGCGCGCTTGATGAGGTCCTATTGCAGCTCACCCTATCAAAGGCCGACGCCGCCGAGGTCGAGGACAAAGCCTCGCAGGTGGCCTCGGTCCTGGTGGCGGGGCTCTTAGAGCGCCCGGCGAGCAGCGCTGACTGACAAACCCTTTTTCACTCTGCATCTATCAAATAGATGAACTCACTCATTGTTTGAACCTACCACAGGAGGATAATCGTGAAGATTCTCGCGACGATCAAGCGGGTTGCAGACCCGGATATGAAGATCAAAATCTCGGAAGACGGAACGTCCTTGGAGACCGCCGGCGCCGAATATACCTATAACCAGATGGACGAGTGGGGCGTCGAAGAAGCTCTGCTGCAAAAAGAGAAGCATGGCGGCGAAGTCGTCGTGGTTTCGGTGGGCTCGCCGGACTCGGTCAACGAGCTTCGCAAAGCCGGCCTGGCCGTGGGCGCCGACCGCGCCATCATCGTCGAGACCGACGCGGACCTCGACAGCGACGCCGTGGCGCGCCTGCTGGCCGAAGTCGTCAAGCGCGAAGAGCCCGACGTCATCATGATGGGCAAGCTGTCGCTGGACACCGACCGCAACCAGACCGCTCAGCTCTTGGCGACCTACCTCGACTACCCACAGGCCACCGACGCGTTCAACGTCGAGATCGCCGACGGTTGGGCGACGGTTGGCCGCGAGATCGACGGCGGAACCAACACCAAACGCGTGCAGCTTCCGGCCGTCATCACCGCCACCGAGCGCCTCAACGAGCCGCGCTACGCAAGCCTTCCGGGCA encodes:
- a CDS encoding electron transfer flavoprotein subunit beta/FixA family protein produces the protein MKILATIKRVADPDMKIKISEDGTSLETAGAEYTYNQMDEWGVEEALLQKEKHGGEVVVVSVGSPDSVNELRKAGLAVGADRAIIVETDADLDSDAVARLLAEVVKREEPDVIMMGKLSLDTDRNQTAQLLATYLDYPQATDAFNVEIADGWATVGREIDGGTNTKRVQLPAVITATERLNEPRYASLPGIMKAKRKPVETITPDELGVDIAVKVKTVKYELPPERAAGMIVADLDELLDKLKNEAKAF
- a CDS encoding HPF/RaiA family ribosome-associated protein, encoding MKILVNTDSSVKGDERLVEVMQGIVEDALRHFSEEITRVEVHLQDENGPKQGADDKRCTMEARVKGMQPTAVTHHAAKLDDAAMGAAERLRSALDTKLGKRSEQR
- the panC gene encoding pantoate--beta-alanine ligase, which gives rise to MKVIDSIAEFRKARRALPGTVAFVPTMGYLHPGHLALMERARREADHLAVSIFVNPTQFAPGSDLDAYPRDPEGDRKKCEDAGCDLLFMPTPEMMYAPDHATVVETEGLDQVLCGPSRPGHFRGVTTIVSKLFNIVAPDVAVFGQKDFQQLAIIRRMVRDLNFPIEIIDLPTVREADGLALSSRNKYLDAQERASATCLSRALAAAWHAYQGGERDAEKVLEVARNTLLESVSAQAIDYLECVDPLRLTRYEGDARQIPDAQGAVVAMAVQVGKARLIDNLRLDGELPEALG
- the panB gene encoding 3-methyl-2-oxobutanoate hydroxymethyltransferase codes for the protein MAKRKTNRHLQKMYEKGTPITMVTCYDFTFARLVEKSDIDTILIGDSLGNVIQGQDTTLPVTVDDIIYHTRAVARGNQSAHLLADMPFGSYQANDDEGMRNAARLLKEGGAQAVKLEGGAAIAPLVKRMVTAGIPVCGHLGLTPQSVNQFGGFRVQGRGEDAGEQLIADALALEEAGAYMIVFEMVPKDLAKRVTEALSIPTIGIGAGNATSGQVLVLQDLLGMNQDFCPKFVKRFANLEDSVVKALDAFGEEVRDRSFPTDAHSFD
- a CDS encoding TetR/AcrR family transcriptional regulator, with amino-acid sequence MRTNNAEQAIMTHAQKKRSDKRKRILDGALKAFALKGFYNTKVSEIAQEAGVADGTIYLYFKNKDDLLISLFEDRMEWIIERLTADLKKFGDDVLAKFRHMVMIHCRLAVEEPKLAEFITIELRQSSKFVKEYKNPKFGDYLKIFQTLIEDGQASGIFRRDVDPRLISRACFGALDEVLLQLTLSKADAAEVEDKASQVASVLVAGLLERPASSAD